Proteins encoded in a region of the Mycolicibacterium chitae genome:
- a CDS encoding cyclase family protein: MCGPGIIDERTRNTIAAHAAKFREITMSPFGPDDEIGMLNLISPEKSREVMRAADGGAAIDLSVDYFIGMPSWTKAGDPGFQQWMTHTPVGTVLDDITGVGTEQNELVAYSGDAMSMYTHCGTHIDTLNHFGYHGKIFNGYEAAQCISSRHWIKCGADKFPPIITRGVLFDIAGLHGVDVLPENYGIGAKDLADALARQQVEFRPGDVALVRTGRMQYWPDTDRYINNAPGLNREGAEFLAEAGAAVIGADNLALEQSPSPDAENWQVVHTYLLAEAGVPIMEVVDCETLAGEGLYEFAFIGACMKVRGATGAPMRPLAMPLLP; encoded by the coding sequence ATGTGTGGACCCGGAATCATCGATGAGCGCACGCGCAACACGATCGCCGCGCATGCCGCGAAGTTCCGCGAGATCACCATGAGCCCCTTCGGCCCCGACGACGAGATCGGCATGCTGAACCTGATCAGCCCGGAGAAGTCGCGCGAGGTGATGCGGGCCGCCGACGGCGGCGCCGCCATCGACCTGTCGGTCGACTACTTCATCGGCATGCCGTCCTGGACCAAGGCCGGCGACCCCGGCTTCCAGCAGTGGATGACCCACACCCCGGTGGGCACCGTCCTCGACGACATCACCGGAGTCGGGACCGAACAGAACGAGCTGGTGGCCTACTCGGGTGACGCGATGTCGATGTACACCCACTGCGGCACGCACATCGACACGCTGAACCACTTCGGCTATCACGGCAAGATCTTCAACGGATACGAAGCGGCGCAATGCATCAGCTCGCGGCACTGGATCAAGTGCGGGGCCGACAAGTTCCCGCCGATCATCACCCGCGGCGTGCTGTTCGACATCGCGGGCCTGCACGGCGTCGACGTCCTGCCGGAGAACTACGGCATCGGCGCCAAGGACCTCGCCGACGCGCTGGCGCGGCAGCAGGTGGAGTTCCGGCCCGGCGACGTCGCGCTGGTGCGCACCGGGCGCATGCAGTATTGGCCGGACACCGATCGCTACATCAACAACGCCCCCGGGCTCAACCGCGAAGGCGCGGAGTTCCTGGCCGAGGCGGGTGCTGCGGTCATCGGCGCGGACAACCTGGCCCTGGAGCAGTCGCCGTCGCCCGATGCGGAGAACTGGCAGGTGGTGCACACCTACCTGCTCGCCGAGGCGGGCGTACCCATCATGGAGGTCGTCGACTGCGAAACCCTGGCCGGAGAGGGCCTTTACGAGTTCGCCTTCATCGGTGCATGCATGAAGGTTCGCGGCGCCACCGGCGCTCCCATGCGTCCGCTCGCGATGCCGCTGCTGCCCTGA
- a CDS encoding SDR family NAD(P)-dependent oxidoreductase: protein MTDTASTTASTTTDTTTNTTLITGAASGIGAATAALLAARGHRLVLVDIDEDELERVAADIRAAGAEAITVTADASGEDAAATSLDAGYAAFGTVDGLVTSAAVMISKPLTETTLEDWNRLQSVNVTGVFLLCREFVRRLVEAGRPGAIVNLSSISGTVALPNQAAYCASKGAVAQLTRQIAVEYAARGIRANVVSPGTVETRQLATYLGSQPDPEAARRDLYAAHPIGRVAEAAEVASTIAFLLGPDASFVTGAALAVDGGYTSV, encoded by the coding sequence ATGACCGACACCGCCTCGACCACTGCTTCGACGACAACCGACACGACGACAAACACGACCCTGATCACCGGCGCTGCCAGCGGGATCGGCGCGGCCACGGCGGCCCTGCTCGCCGCGCGCGGACACCGGTTGGTGCTCGTCGACATCGATGAAGACGAGCTGGAGCGGGTCGCCGCGGACATCCGCGCGGCGGGTGCCGAGGCGATCACCGTGACCGCCGACGCCTCCGGCGAGGACGCCGCCGCCACCTCGCTGGACGCGGGGTATGCGGCCTTTGGCACCGTCGACGGATTGGTCACCTCCGCCGCGGTGATGATCTCCAAACCGTTGACCGAGACCACGCTCGAGGACTGGAACCGGCTGCAGTCGGTCAACGTGACCGGCGTCTTCCTGCTCTGCCGCGAGTTCGTGCGCCGCCTCGTCGAGGCCGGCCGGCCCGGCGCTATCGTCAACCTGTCGTCGATCTCGGGCACCGTGGCGCTCCCCAACCAGGCCGCCTACTGCGCCTCCAAGGGCGCCGTCGCCCAACTGACCCGGCAGATCGCGGTCGAATACGCCGCGCGCGGCATCCGCGCCAACGTCGTGAGCCCGGGCACCGTCGAGACCCGGCAGCTCGCGACCTATCTCGGATCGCAACCCGATCCTGAGGCCGCCCGCCGCGATCTCTACGCCGCGCATCCCATCGGCCGCGTCGCCGAGGCCGCCGAGGTGGCGTCCACCATCGCGTTTCTGCTCGGCCCCGACGCCAGCTTCGTCACCGGTGCGGCCCTGGCCGTCGACGGCGGCTACACCAGCGTCTGA
- a CDS encoding ABC transporter permease, protein MSALTSETDTRPQTGHTTLLQRIRTDRFMPIWLLAVAVFVISPLIAPGSMTASALTAMLPFAGVMAIAALGQTLVITHGGIDLSVPGVMAIAAVCVTKLAQGTGMSTLMCVLLGIAAGALSGLVIGLAVVWFSVAAFVASLAVNSLLTGVVLVLSGGFPGTADPAVSAFAVSSVGGIPTLFLLAVVLVVVAHVVLKQSVAGRRFIAVGAGVPAARIAGIRTSTHGVMAYVLAGIAYATAGMLLAAYLRTPDLQLGQSYQLTTIAAVVLGGTLLRGGISSIIATAVAALFLTQLGQVVLAAGASTAMQLLIQALVLAAAIILRGVDWRRFVRLRPDSQTQKS, encoded by the coding sequence ATGTCAGCTCTGACGTCCGAGACGGACACCCGGCCGCAGACCGGCCACACCACCCTCCTACAGCGAATCCGCACCGACCGGTTCATGCCGATCTGGCTGCTCGCGGTCGCCGTCTTCGTGATCAGCCCGCTGATCGCGCCCGGCAGCATGACGGCCTCGGCGCTGACCGCGATGCTGCCCTTCGCCGGCGTGATGGCCATCGCCGCGCTGGGCCAGACGCTGGTCATCACCCACGGCGGCATCGACCTGTCGGTGCCGGGCGTGATGGCGATCGCCGCGGTGTGCGTCACCAAGCTGGCCCAGGGCACCGGGATGTCCACGCTGATGTGCGTGCTGCTGGGCATCGCCGCCGGCGCGCTGTCCGGGCTGGTGATCGGCCTCGCGGTGGTGTGGTTCTCGGTGGCCGCCTTCGTCGCCTCGCTGGCGGTGAACTCGCTGCTGACCGGCGTGGTGCTGGTGCTCTCCGGCGGCTTCCCTGGCACCGCCGACCCGGCCGTGAGCGCCTTCGCGGTGAGCTCGGTGGGCGGCATCCCGACGTTGTTCCTACTGGCGGTCGTGCTGGTGGTCGTGGCCCACGTGGTGCTCAAGCAGAGCGTGGCCGGGCGGCGCTTCATCGCCGTGGGCGCCGGGGTGCCGGCCGCGCGCATCGCCGGCATCCGCACCTCCACGCACGGTGTGATGGCCTACGTACTGGCCGGGATCGCCTACGCGACGGCCGGCATGTTGCTCGCGGCCTATCTGCGGACCCCGGACCTGCAGCTGGGGCAGAGCTACCAGCTGACCACCATCGCCGCGGTGGTGCTCGGCGGCACGCTGCTGCGCGGCGGGATCTCGTCGATCATCGCCACCGCCGTCGCCGCGCTGTTCCTCACCCAACTCGGACAGGTGGTGTTGGCCGCCGGCGCGTCGACCGCCATGCAGTTGCTGATCCAGGCCCTCGTGCTGGCCGCCGCGATCATCCTGCGCGGCGTGGACTGGCGCCGATTCGTCCGGCTCCGCCCCGACTCCCAGACCCAGAAGTCTTGA
- a CDS encoding MFS transporter — translation MDERVPADDSESTAITPQARTALWASLVGTTIEWYDFFLYATAASLVFNQAFFPDQTTFVGTMLSFATFAVGFVVRPIGGFVFGHIGDRIGRKKTLALTMVLMGGATALMGVLPTAAQIGVLAPVLLLLLRVVQGFALGGEWAGAVLLAVEHGPPRRRGLFGSIPQVGLALGLALGTGVFALLQVVLPDDAFLAYGWRIAFLFSIVLVIFGVVVRLKASETPSFEKVRDSGERAAVPLREVFRPPVLRSTVLGMLSRWGEGAAFNTWGVFAIAYATTTLELPKVPVLVAVTAASLLMAVLLPVSGLLTDRFGAKRIYTIGIAAYAVAVFPVFALFGTGNIVFYTLGMLVVFGAIHALFYGAQGTLYASLFPARIRYTGLSTVYQLSGIFSSGLTPMILTALIAAAGGSPWIACAYLVGTALISVVATSLLKPTPLHEL, via the coding sequence ATCGACGAACGGGTGCCCGCGGACGACAGCGAAAGCACCGCGATCACCCCGCAGGCCCGCACCGCGCTGTGGGCCAGCCTGGTCGGCACCACCATCGAGTGGTATGACTTCTTCCTCTACGCCACGGCCGCCAGCCTGGTCTTCAACCAGGCGTTCTTCCCCGACCAGACCACGTTCGTCGGCACCATGCTGTCGTTCGCGACGTTCGCCGTCGGCTTCGTGGTGCGTCCCATCGGCGGCTTCGTGTTCGGCCACATCGGCGACCGGATCGGCCGGAAGAAGACGCTGGCGCTGACGATGGTGCTGATGGGCGGGGCCACCGCGCTGATGGGCGTGCTGCCCACCGCCGCCCAGATCGGCGTCCTGGCGCCGGTCCTGCTGCTGCTGTTGCGCGTGGTGCAGGGCTTCGCGCTCGGCGGCGAATGGGCCGGCGCGGTGCTGCTGGCCGTCGAGCACGGGCCGCCGCGGCGGCGCGGGCTGTTCGGCAGCATCCCGCAGGTGGGCCTGGCGCTGGGACTCGCGTTGGGCACCGGGGTGTTCGCGCTGTTGCAGGTGGTACTGCCCGACGACGCGTTCCTGGCCTATGGCTGGCGGATCGCCTTCCTGTTCAGCATCGTGCTGGTGATCTTCGGCGTCGTGGTGCGTCTGAAGGCCAGCGAGACACCGTCGTTCGAGAAGGTCCGGGACAGCGGCGAGCGGGCCGCGGTGCCGCTGCGCGAGGTGTTCCGGCCGCCGGTGCTGCGCTCGACGGTGCTGGGCATGCTGTCCCGCTGGGGCGAGGGTGCGGCGTTCAACACCTGGGGTGTGTTCGCGATCGCCTACGCCACAACCACTTTGGAGCTCCCGAAGGTTCCGGTACTGGTCGCGGTGACCGCGGCCTCCCTGCTGATGGCGGTGCTGCTGCCGGTGTCCGGTCTGCTGACCGACCGGTTCGGCGCCAAACGGATCTACACGATCGGCATCGCGGCCTACGCCGTCGCGGTCTTCCCGGTGTTCGCGTTGTTCGGCACCGGCAACATCGTCTTCTACACGCTCGGCATGCTGGTGGTGTTCGGTGCGATCCACGCGCTGTTCTACGGGGCCCAGGGCACGCTGTATGCCTCGCTGTTCCCGGCGCGGATCCGCTACACCGGCCTGTCGACGGTCTACCAGCTGTCCGGCATCTTCTCCTCGGGCCTGACCCCGATGATCCTCACGGCGCTGATCGCCGCGGCGGGCGGTTCCCCGTGGATCGCCTGCGCGTATCTGGTGGGCACCGCGCTGATCAGCGTGGTCGCCACGTCGTTGCTCAAACCCACTCCGCTGCACGAACTCTGA
- a CDS encoding substrate-binding domain-containing protein, with amino-acid sequence MLSRFISARMLAAPAAALLALSLTSCAGGPFSEPAAFEVDPVYLDPELSGAVDELRPITEFCGDRPIKVALADGVGDNAFRKTARAEFEDEAAKCPNLEVLPYADGQNNPQKAISDIKALVALGVEALVVFPDAGPALLPTLREAFEAGVAVVPYTASPGGTPGVDYTTFVGHNTVTDGAMWAQWVCNALGPAGGNAVFLGGTPGNAQSLSEIHGIEDELAGNPDCANVTLLNDPGTPIDTGWNPAQTQRVTSGLLAKYPKIDAVITDSGDGSLGGIRAFLQAGRPLPVWTANDNNGFACAYVDNKAAQPQFQIVAVTSRTWIVRLALRKAVAAAQDIPEPEPDIVNVPIVWDSLDPNLPPECDRNLPSSAVTSAELSTEQLAEIYR; translated from the coding sequence GTGCTCAGCCGTTTTATCTCGGCACGAATGCTGGCCGCCCCGGCGGCGGCGCTGCTGGCCCTGTCGCTGACGTCGTGCGCCGGCGGACCGTTCAGCGAACCCGCGGCGTTCGAGGTCGACCCCGTCTACCTGGACCCCGAACTCAGCGGTGCGGTCGACGAACTGCGGCCCATCACCGAATTCTGCGGCGACCGCCCCATCAAGGTCGCGCTCGCCGACGGTGTGGGCGACAACGCCTTCCGTAAGACCGCGCGCGCCGAGTTCGAGGACGAGGCCGCCAAGTGCCCGAACCTCGAGGTGCTTCCGTATGCGGACGGGCAGAACAACCCGCAGAAGGCGATCAGCGACATCAAGGCCCTCGTCGCGCTCGGCGTCGAGGCGCTCGTCGTGTTCCCCGACGCGGGCCCCGCCCTGCTCCCCACCCTGCGCGAGGCCTTCGAGGCCGGGGTGGCCGTGGTCCCCTACACCGCCAGCCCGGGCGGCACCCCCGGCGTCGACTACACAACGTTCGTCGGCCACAACACGGTGACCGACGGCGCGATGTGGGCGCAGTGGGTGTGCAACGCCTTGGGCCCCGCCGGCGGCAACGCCGTCTTCCTCGGCGGCACACCGGGAAATGCGCAGAGCCTCAGCGAGATCCACGGCATCGAGGACGAGCTCGCCGGTAACCCCGACTGCGCCAACGTGACGCTGCTCAACGACCCCGGCACCCCGATCGACACCGGCTGGAACCCCGCGCAGACCCAGCGCGTCACCTCGGGCCTGCTGGCCAAGTACCCCAAGATCGACGCCGTCATCACCGACTCCGGCGACGGTTCGCTGGGCGGGATCCGGGCCTTCCTGCAGGCCGGCCGACCGCTGCCGGTGTGGACGGCCAACGACAACAACGGATTTGCCTGCGCCTACGTCGACAACAAGGCGGCCCAGCCGCAGTTCCAGATCGTCGCCGTGACGTCCCGGACCTGGATCGTGCGCCTCGCGCTGCGCAAGGCCGTCGCCGCCGCCCAGGACATCCCGGAGCCCGAACCCGACATCGTCAACGTGCCGATCGTCTGGGACTCGCTGGACCCGAATCTGCCCCCGGAATGTGATCGCAACCTGCCCAGCAGCGCGGTCACCTCGGCCGAGCTGAGCACCGAGCAGCTCGCGGAGATCTACCGATGA
- a CDS encoding dihydroxy-acid dehydratase: MSESSGYQPGTSAVDSSRTSYGDAGFSRYLRRAFLASAGYDDESLERPIVGIAVTQSDYNTCHRDMPALLAAVKRGVEQAGGLPMEFPTISLGEILTAPTTMLFRNLMAMDTEEMIRALPMDAAVLLGGCDKTVPAQLMAAASSEIPVMLEVVGPMMTGSWRGERLGACTDCRRFWGAHRGGELDGDEIVSVRQELVSTTGTCTVMGTASTMAALTEALGMMLPGGATPPAVSGARLRHATQTGRRAVELARTGGPLPREVLIREAFENAIRVLAAIGGSTNALIHVLAVARRAGVPLEMADFDKIGSDTPLLVDCKPSGVGYMEDFHRAGGVPALLTELAPLLHRDHRGVSGRSMGELIAETDGPAEWQNTIRHLPDPLGPPGALAVLSGSLAPNGAIIKASAASPHLMQHTGPALVVDNPADASAILDDPDLDVTPEHVLVMRYSGPVAAGMPEAGALPIPAKLARAGVRDMVRVSDARMSGTSYGTVVLHCDPEAAVGGPLSVVRNGDLIRLDVPNRSIDLLVPDDEIAERLRSFTPPARAARGWRRLYEETVLPASQGADLSFL, translated from the coding sequence ATGTCTGAATCGTCCGGGTACCAGCCGGGCACCTCGGCCGTCGACAGCAGTCGGACGTCGTACGGGGATGCCGGCTTCAGCCGCTATCTGCGGCGGGCGTTCTTGGCCTCGGCGGGCTACGACGACGAGAGTCTCGAGCGTCCGATCGTCGGAATCGCCGTCACGCAAAGCGATTACAACACCTGCCACCGCGACATGCCCGCGCTGCTCGCGGCGGTCAAGCGGGGTGTCGAGCAGGCCGGCGGCCTGCCGATGGAGTTCCCGACCATCTCGCTGGGCGAGATCCTCACCGCGCCGACCACCATGTTGTTCCGCAACCTGATGGCGATGGACACCGAGGAGATGATCCGAGCGCTCCCGATGGACGCCGCGGTGCTGCTCGGTGGCTGCGACAAGACCGTGCCCGCCCAGCTGATGGCGGCGGCCTCCTCCGAGATCCCGGTGATGCTCGAGGTCGTCGGACCGATGATGACCGGCTCGTGGCGCGGGGAGCGGCTGGGCGCCTGCACCGACTGCCGCCGGTTCTGGGGCGCACACCGCGGCGGCGAGCTCGACGGCGACGAGATTGTCTCCGTGCGACAGGAATTGGTCTCGACCACCGGTACCTGCACCGTGATGGGCACCGCCTCGACCATGGCCGCGCTGACCGAGGCCTTGGGCATGATGCTGCCCGGCGGGGCGACCCCGCCCGCGGTCAGCGGGGCGCGGCTGCGGCACGCCACCCAAACCGGCCGCCGCGCAGTGGAATTGGCGCGCACCGGCGGACCGCTGCCGCGCGAGGTACTGATCCGCGAGGCGTTCGAGAACGCCATCCGGGTGTTGGCGGCGATCGGCGGTTCGACCAACGCGCTGATCCACGTGCTCGCGGTGGCGCGTCGCGCCGGCGTGCCGCTGGAGATGGCCGACTTCGACAAGATCGGCTCGGACACCCCGCTGCTGGTGGACTGCAAGCCGTCCGGCGTGGGCTACATGGAGGACTTCCACCGGGCCGGCGGCGTGCCCGCGCTGCTGACCGAGCTGGCCCCGCTGCTGCACCGCGACCATCGCGGCGTCAGCGGCCGGTCGATGGGCGAGCTGATCGCCGAGACCGACGGGCCGGCCGAGTGGCAGAACACGATCCGGCACCTGCCGGACCCGCTGGGTCCGCCCGGGGCGCTGGCCGTGCTGTCCGGGTCACTGGCGCCCAACGGGGCGATCATCAAGGCCTCGGCCGCCAGCCCGCACCTGATGCAGCACACGGGTCCCGCACTCGTCGTGGACAATCCGGCCGACGCGTCGGCGATCCTGGACGACCCGGATCTGGACGTCACTCCCGAGCACGTCCTGGTCATGCGGTACTCCGGGCCGGTGGCGGCCGGGATGCCGGAGGCGGGTGCGCTGCCCATCCCGGCGAAGCTGGCGCGCGCCGGGGTCCGGGACATGGTGCGCGTCTCGGATGCGCGGATGAGCGGGACGTCGTACGGCACGGTGGTGCTGCACTGCGATCCCGAGGCCGCGGTGGGCGGACCGCTGTCGGTGGTGCGCAACGGCGACCTGATCCGGCTCGACGTGCCGAACCGGTCGATCGACCTGCTGGTGCCCGACGACGAGATCGCCGAGCGGCTGCGGTCGTTCACGCCGCCGGCGCGGGCGGCACGCGGATGGCGGCGGCTCTACGAGGAGACGGTGCTGCCGGCAAGCCAGGGCGCGGACCTGTCGTTCCTGTGA
- a CDS encoding GntR family transcriptional regulator: MFDAGQVSLTDRVYEELMRAIRAGELQPGTMHSVVEISGRLGVSRTPVREALLRMASNGMVRFERSRGVRILEVSTRDIEEIYSLRMMLEVPSAYRAAELLTDELLAPIEDAFGRMQDATKAGDEASFQAADVDFHAAILNVAGNRRVTEVAANTRIQMMDRGLSTTATRTLVDILLVHERILDAIRGRDPHASAARMRDHLVETVTLLLTQSTGDDSLASAYTPPPLPV; this comes from the coding sequence GTGTTCGACGCCGGGCAGGTTTCACTGACCGATCGGGTCTATGAGGAGTTGATGCGCGCGATCCGCGCGGGCGAACTCCAACCCGGCACCATGCACTCGGTCGTGGAGATTTCGGGCCGGCTCGGGGTGTCCCGGACCCCGGTGCGTGAGGCGCTGCTGCGCATGGCCAGCAACGGCATGGTGCGCTTCGAGCGCAGCCGCGGCGTGCGGATCCTCGAGGTGTCCACCCGCGACATCGAGGAGATCTACTCGCTGCGGATGATGCTGGAGGTCCCGTCGGCGTACCGGGCCGCCGAACTGCTGACCGACGAACTGCTGGCCCCCATCGAGGACGCGTTCGGCCGGATGCAGGACGCGACCAAGGCGGGCGACGAGGCCAGCTTCCAGGCCGCCGACGTCGACTTCCACGCCGCGATCCTCAACGTCGCGGGCAATCGGCGCGTCACGGAGGTCGCCGCGAACACCCGCATCCAGATGATGGACCGCGGCCTGTCGACCACCGCCACCCGAACCCTGGTCGACATCCTCCTGGTGCACGAGCGGATCCTCGATGCGATCCGCGGCCGCGACCCGCACGCGAGCGCGGCCCGCATGCGTGATCACCTGGTCGAGACGGTCACCCTGCTGCTGACCCAGTCCACCGGCGACGACTCGCTGGCGAGCGCGTACACGCCGCCGCCGCTGCCCGTCTAG
- the groL gene encoding chaperonin GroEL (60 kDa chaperone family; promotes refolding of misfolded polypeptides especially under stressful conditions; forms two stacked rings of heptamers to form a barrel-shaped 14mer; ends can be capped by GroES; misfolded proteins enter the barrel where they are refolded when GroES binds) encodes MAKTIAYDEEARRGLERGLNALADAVKVTLGPKGRNVVLEKKWGAPTITNDGVSIAKEIELEDPYEKIGAELVKEVAKKTDDVAGDGTTTATVLAQALVREGLRNVAAGANPLGLKRGIEKAVETVSENLLKSAKEVETKEQIAATAGISAGDTTIGDLIAEAMDKVGNEGVITVEESNTFGLQLELTEGMRFDKGYISGYFVTDAERQEAVLEDPYILLVSSKISTVKDLLPLLEKVIQSGKPLLIIAEDVEGEALSTLVVNKIRGTFKSVAVKAPGFGDRRKAMLQDMAILTGGQVVSEEVGLSLETADIALLGQARKIVVTKDETTIVEGAGDSDAIAGRVAQIRSEIENSDSDYDREKLQERLAKLAGGVAVIKAGAATEVELKERKHRIEDAVRNAKAAVEEGIVAGGGVALLQSAPALDALKLEGDEATGANIVKVALSAPLKQIAFNAGLEPGVVAEKVSNEKAGVGLNAATGEYEDLLKAGVADPVKVTRSALQNAASIAALFLTTEAVVADKPEKAAAPVGDPTGGMGDMGF; translated from the coding sequence ATGGCTAAGACAATTGCGTACGACGAAGAGGCCCGTCGCGGCCTCGAGCGGGGACTCAACGCCCTCGCCGACGCGGTAAAGGTGACGCTGGGGCCCAAGGGTCGCAACGTCGTCCTCGAGAAGAAGTGGGGCGCCCCCACGATCACCAACGATGGTGTGTCCATCGCCAAGGAGATCGAGCTGGAGGACCCGTACGAGAAGATCGGCGCCGAGCTGGTCAAGGAAGTCGCCAAGAAGACTGACGACGTCGCCGGCGACGGCACCACCACCGCCACCGTTCTGGCCCAGGCGCTGGTTCGCGAAGGTCTGCGCAACGTCGCGGCCGGCGCCAACCCGCTCGGCCTGAAGCGCGGCATCGAGAAGGCCGTCGAGACCGTCTCGGAGAACCTGCTCAAGTCGGCCAAGGAGGTCGAGACCAAGGAGCAGATCGCCGCCACCGCCGGGATCTCCGCGGGCGACACCACCATCGGTGACCTGATCGCCGAGGCCATGGACAAGGTGGGCAACGAGGGTGTCATCACCGTCGAGGAGTCCAACACCTTCGGCCTGCAGCTGGAGCTCACCGAGGGCATGCGCTTCGACAAGGGCTACATCTCGGGCTACTTCGTGACCGACGCCGAGCGTCAGGAAGCCGTCCTGGAGGATCCCTACATCCTGCTGGTCAGCTCGAAGATCTCGACCGTCAAGGACCTGCTGCCGCTGCTGGAGAAGGTCATCCAGTCCGGCAAGCCGCTGCTGATCATCGCCGAGGACGTCGAGGGCGAGGCCCTGTCGACCCTGGTGGTCAACAAGATCCGCGGCACCTTCAAGTCCGTCGCCGTCAAGGCCCCGGGCTTCGGTGACCGCCGCAAGGCGATGCTGCAGGACATGGCCATCCTCACCGGTGGTCAGGTCGTCAGCGAAGAGGTCGGTCTGTCGCTCGAGACCGCCGACATCGCGCTGCTGGGCCAGGCTCGCAAGATCGTCGTGACCAAGGACGAGACCACCATCGTCGAGGGCGCCGGGGATTCCGACGCCATCGCCGGCCGGGTGGCCCAGATCCGTTCCGAGATCGAGAACAGCGATTCCGACTACGACCGCGAGAAGCTGCAGGAGCGCCTGGCCAAGCTGGCCGGCGGTGTTGCGGTCATCAAGGCCGGGGCTGCCACCGAGGTGGAGCTCAAGGAGCGCAAGCATCGCATCGAGGACGCGGTCCGCAACGCCAAGGCCGCCGTCGAGGAGGGCATCGTCGCCGGTGGTGGCGTGGCCCTGCTGCAGTCGGCCCCGGCGCTCGACGCCCTCAAGCTCGAGGGTGACGAGGCCACCGGCGCCAACATCGTCAAGGTGGCGCTATCGGCCCCGCTGAAGCAGATCGCCTTCAACGCCGGCCTGGAGCCGGGCGTTGTCGCCGAGAAGGTCAGCAACGAGAAGGCGGGTGTCGGCCTGAACGCCGCCACCGGCGAGTACGAGGACCTGCTCAAGGCCGGCGTCGCCGACCCGGTGAAGGTCACCCGCTCGGCGCTGCAGAACGCGGCGTCCATCGCGGCGCTGTTCCTCACCACCGAGGCCGTCGTTGCCGACAAGCCGGAGAAGGCCGCCGCTCCCGTCGGCGATCCGACCGGTGGCATGGGCGACATGGGCTTCTAA
- a CDS encoding carbon-nitrogen hydrolase family protein: MTDDQSPVGAGEAGTAVVAVAQVPSVLGDPDANIASMARWLRLAADRGADLTVFPECALSGYMMDSRAQVEAAAVEATAERLAPLVETASDTGSFGVLGLLERDGDKVYNSAVLIGPDGIVGSYRKQHLPRLGADAFVDPGDGKAPRVYDINGLRVGIMICFDLRFPESARELALGGADVIAMPTNWPLTAGFLADHMTRVRAVENLVYVAVSDRCDRESDTDFLGRSQIVAPSGEVLIDAGTEEGIVLAPLDLTRSRTKTLTFDDPPFSLQVFDQRRPELYSALTTPTDRSTGDDHHVWTRNHR, from the coding sequence GTGACCGACGATCAGTCACCCGTGGGCGCGGGCGAGGCGGGTACCGCCGTGGTCGCCGTCGCGCAGGTTCCGTCCGTGCTCGGCGATCCGGACGCCAACATCGCATCGATGGCCCGCTGGTTGCGGCTGGCCGCCGACCGGGGTGCGGACCTGACGGTATTTCCCGAGTGCGCGCTGTCGGGCTACATGATGGACTCGCGCGCACAGGTCGAGGCCGCGGCCGTGGAGGCCACCGCAGAGCGGCTCGCACCGCTGGTCGAAACCGCTTCGGATACGGGCTCTTTCGGAGTCCTGGGCCTGCTCGAGCGCGACGGCGACAAGGTCTACAACAGCGCCGTGTTGATCGGCCCCGACGGCATCGTCGGCTCCTATCGCAAACAACACCTGCCCCGGCTGGGTGCCGATGCGTTCGTCGACCCCGGCGACGGCAAGGCGCCGCGGGTCTACGACATCAACGGACTGCGCGTGGGCATCATGATCTGCTTCGACCTGCGCTTCCCGGAGTCGGCCCGCGAGCTGGCGCTCGGCGGGGCCGATGTCATTGCCATGCCCACCAACTGGCCGCTGACCGCGGGGTTCCTCGCCGACCACATGACGCGGGTCCGCGCCGTGGAAAACCTGGTATACGTGGCGGTCTCGGACCGCTGCGACCGCGAGTCCGACACCGATTTCCTGGGCCGCAGCCAGATCGTCGCCCCGTCGGGGGAGGTACTGATCGACGCCGGCACCGAGGAGGGCATTGTCCTGGCGCCGCTGGACCTCACCCGATCCCGCACCAAGACCCTGACTTTCGACGACCCGCCGTTCTCGCTGCAGGTGTTCGACCAACGCCGCCCCGAGCTGTACTCGGCGCTGACCACCCCGACCGACCGTTCGACAGGAGACGACCACCATGTGTGGACCCGGAATCATCGATGA